DNA sequence from the Desulfovibrio subterraneus genome:
CAGCAGTTGTGGCAGGGAGCCACAACCAGCTTGCAGCCGGTAGCGAGGATCTGGTCGCGCTTGGTCTTCAGCGCTTCGTTACGCTGATGACGGTATTTGCCGATACCGTTGAAGCCGCCGCCGCCACCGCAGCAGTAGTTGTGCTCGCGGTTGGGGGCCATTTCACGGAAGTCTTCGGCAATGTAACTCATGATCTCGCGGGTAATGTTCGCAAGGCCGTGGTTACGCACGTAGTTGCAGGAGTCCTGAAGGGTGACAGGCTCCTTGATCTTCTTGGTCGGGTCGATCTTGATCTTGCCCGTGCGCAGCGCCTCTGCGAGCCATTCCACGTAGTGGATGTAGGGTGCGGGCGTAAGGCCATCTTCACGTCCGGCCCAGTAGGGGCCTTCAATGACGGTGGCACGGTGCGCATGGCCGCATTCGGTACCCACGACGCGCTTGGGGCGCAGGCGTTCGATGGCGGCGTAGACGGTTTCCACCTGCTTCTTGCAGGCAGCCCAGTCACCGGCGAACATGGCAAGAGAGGTCTGTTCCCAGCCGGTGCTCGGCACGGTCCAGTTCTCACCCGCAAGGTGGAAGAGGATTGCCGCTTCCGCAAGGTCTTCCGGATAGTGCTTGGGTTCGCGGGCATTCAGGGTGTACATGATGTCCGCATCTTCCTTGTCTACCGGAATTTCCAGGCCGGGCCATTCTTCGCCGTATTCGTCGGCCATCCATTCGCAGGTATCCACCCAATCTTCTTCGGTCACGTCCATCTGGGCGTTGTACACGCGGTGCATGCCGGAGCCGATCTTCATTTCCCACGGTACAAAACCCTGAGAGTAGAGAAGGCCGCGCAGGTAGCTGAACATGACGCCCATGTCGATGCCGTGGGGGCAGTACATGCCGCAACGGTTGCAGCAGGTGCACTGGGACCATGCAACGTCCACGCAGTGACGCATGAACTCGTTGCTCACATCGCCCTTTTTCTTGACGATTTCGCCAAGGGTGGACTGGATCTTATATGCCGGAACCTGCTTGGGATCACGATCGCTTACGCGATACAGGAAGCAGGAGTCGGCGCACATGCCGCAGTGGGCACAGATTTCGAGCCAGGTGCGGATGCGCGATTTGCAGGTTTTTTCAAGGGTCGCAGCCAGCGCGGGAACATCCACGTCCAGCTTCTTCATTTCCTCGTAGTACTGCGCGCCGCCCTTGTCGCCAAGAAGGGCCTTGAGGTCTTCTTCGGTGTTGACGGGGCGCTTATTGCAGAAAATACCTTCAGGCATTGGTTACTCCTAGAGGCTCGCTGTTACCAGGGGAAGGCGTAGTTCCGCTTCATGCCGCCGCGCTTGATGCTGTAGTCCATGCCCAGCTGACCGCGGGACATGAAGAAGAGCACGATGTGCGAGAGCTTGGTGAAGGGAGCGATGATGAGCAGCAGTTCGCCGGTAAGGATGTGGGCAGTGATCCAGAAATCATAGGTGCCCCAGTGCATACGGGCGACAAAGCCGGTCACGAACGGTGCCACGGAAACAGCCAGAATGAACCAGTCATAAGGCGTGGTGAGAATGCGCACCTCGGTCAGGGCGATGCGGCGCAGGGCCAGCATTACGCCGCCGATGATGGCGAGCACGGTCAGCACGTCTGCAACGATGGAAGGCAGCGCGGGCAGGCTGAAGCCGATAGCCTCTTCCAGCAGGACCTGGTGGCCCAGAAGGAACAGGGGAACCAGCACACCGCCGATGTGGAACAGGAAGAACGCGACAGCCATGAAGGGCTGGTCGCGCCAGCTGTACGTGCCACCGGGAATAAGCCAGCGGCGGATGGAGTGCAGGGCACCCTTGATACCGAGGGCCATATGGGGCTTGTAGGCAACGCGGTCGAGCTGCCAGTTCAGGCCCCTTACATACATGACGGCACGAAACGCGAGTCCCACGAAGAATACCGCGAGGGATATCAGCAGCATCGGTCCGGTAAGGAATCCAATCATTGTCTTCTCCTTGTCTTGCTAATGCGTGCTACGCGCAAGCTAGTACTTCCGGATCTTCTCGTCTCTGCCGGTGATGAACAGCCAGTAGCCGACAAAGCTGACCAGCGCCAGGCCCATCAGAATATAGACGATGGACTTGGTATGCAGCATGAAGTCGTGGAGGGTGTAGAAAATGTGTTCCATTGTTCTTTCTCCTTTGGCCTAGTGGGCGTCCTTGTACTCAGGATGCTCGTACAGAACAGGCATCTTGGTAGCAATGAACCGGTAGGTGGTGACGATCAGGGTTACAACGAAGATGGAGATGCCCACTTCCATCCAGCTGGGGAAGTAGCGCTCAGCAGCGGGAAGCTGCCAGTTGAAGGCAATCATGCTCACGTTGAAACGGTTGATCACGATACCGAGCACGCCGAAGACAGAGGCGATGCGCACGAGCTTGAGGTTCTTTTCACGTACGCCGAGGGCGTAGAGGAAAGAGGGCAGTGCGACAAAACCGAACATTTCGACGAGGAACCATGCACCGTAACCGGTGGCAAGGTACTGCCAGTCGTTGTCCATGGTGATGTCGAACACCTTGATGAAGAAGTAGCCCAGCAGGATGAAGGAGGCGGCCTTGGCCATGCCGAAAGCTACGCCGTCGGCTTCCTTCAGGTGGGTTTCGTCCATCTTGTCGTGCATGCCCTTGTGTGCCAGCGTTCCTTCAAAGATGACCATGGAAGCACCTGCCACCATGGAAGACATGAAGAAGAACACGGGCAGGAAGCTGGAATACCACAGCGGGTGCAGCTTGCCGGGGGCGATGAGGAAGAGCGCGCCGAGCGAGCTCTGGTGCATGGTGGAAAGAACCACGCCGAGAATGGTCAGGGGCAGAGTCAGCCTGATCACGAAGTTACGGATCTTGCGGAAGCCCAGCCATTCCAGAGCGGCGGGAGACCATTCCACGAACAACACGGTCACGTACGTGGCAACGCACAGACCCACTTCGAACAGAAGCGAGGTGGTACCCTGCGAGTATACCAGCGGATAAGGCAGGCGCCACGGATGACCAAGGTCGTACATCAGGGCTACAACAACGAAGAAGTAGCCGAGGAAGGCCGTGGTAATGGCGGGACGCACTGCGGAATGATAGCGCTTGAGCCCGAAAAGGTAGCAGGATGCGGAGGTTACGTACCCGCCGGCGGCGAGTGCTACGCCGCACATGAGGTCAAACCCGATCCAGATGCCCCAGGGGTTGTTGTCGTCAAGATTGGTGACAGCACCGATCCCTTTGTAGAAGCGCAGGAACGTAAGCACCAGACCGCCGGCAAGGATGAAGGCGGTAAGAACGTTGCCCGGCGTCCAGAATGATTTCTGGTTATTGCTCATTTATGCTTCCTCCTCCGGGGAATTCCCGGCGTCGGTGTCTTCTGCTTCGGCAGGAGCCTGCATGGCGGCGAGCTTTTCGTCGAAAGACTGCTGGGCTTCGGCAACGGCCTTCTTCACCTCGCGGTCAACAGCGGCAGCCTTGTCCTTGGCAGCCTTGTCCAGCGCGGTCTTCATGGCGTTGTCTGCATCGGCCTTGGTCTTGTCGATGGCTTCGCGAACTGCGTCGGCCTGTTCTTCCGCAGCGATCTTTTCCTTACGCTTGCTGATGCCGTAGGCACCTGCCAGCAGTACGGGCCAGATACCCACAACCATGGGAACCGCACCCAGTGCGCCGGAGGTAAGCTCGGGCGCGGAGGTCTTGCCCACTACGGGCATGCCCAGCTCGGTGTGCGGCACGGCAGACAGGTACAGCCAGCTGGTGCCGCCTGCTTCCTTTTCGCCGTAGATGTGGTTCTCGTAGCGCTCGGGGTACTTGCGGATGCGGTCACGGGCAATGGCGAGAAGGTCCTCGCGTCTGCCGAAGGTGAGCGCTTCCTTGGGGCACTTTTCAACGCAGCCGGGCAGCTTGCCTTCCTGAATACGGGGATGGCACATGGTGCACTTCTGCACCAGCGGATCCAGCGGATCATCGTATTCGAAGGTGGGCACGCCGAAGGGACATGCGACCATGCAGTAGCGGCAGCCGACACACAGGTCGCCGTTGTAGGTAACGGAACCGTCAGGATTCTTGGTGAACGCCTTGACGAAGCAGGCGGACGCACAAGCGGGTTCCTGACAGTGGTTACACTGCTGCTTGCGGAAGATGGGATGATCAAGACCGGCGGTGTTGTACTTGTTCACAACGGTGTAGGTCTTGGCATCGGTTCTGCGCTTGGTGTCCAGCACGGTCAGGTCGTCATAGGCGACCTCGGGCTTGGGCAGATTGTTCACCTCTGCACAGGCCTGCTCGCATTTGCGGCAGCCGATGCAGCGGGTGCTGTCATGCAGGACGCCCATGGCGTCCGGATAACCGTTGAAGGTGTGGGTTCCTGCGGCCTTGACCTTGGTTGCGCCCATGGCAGAGGCAAGACCGGCACCACCCAACAGGCTCAGGAATTTTCTGCGATCCATAACTGATCCTCCCGGGTCCTAGTTAGTGCGCTCGGCGTGACATTCCTTGCACGCCGTGGCCTTGGGCTTTTCAAGCTTCATGGCTGCGTGGCAGCCCATGCACTGCTGATGGTATGCAGCCTTCAGGCCGGGGCGGTCGCCCTTGTCGGCTTCGAAAGGCTTGCCGTGGCAGCTCTGACACTTGGGCGGCGTCTTGCTGACGGGGCTGTTATGATGGCAGCCCTGGCAGAAGGTGCCGGGATCGGTGTGGAAGCTTGCAGCCATCTTGTTGCCGGCCACTGCTGCGATCATGGTCTTCACGATCTTGCGGTGGGGCATCTTGGAAGGCTCGTACTTGTCGGCAATGGCGCCGATTTCAACGAACTCGGGAATGTCCTCGTCGCCGTAGACAGGCATGGTGGTCGGGCGTGCGCTCACAAGAGCGGATGCTGCGGCCAGCTTCTGATCCTTGTCCATGGCAGCCAGTTCATCACCCTTGGGAGCGTTCTTCTCGTGGCAGGTAGCACAGGACTGCTCGGAAGGAGCGGCCTTGGGCATCAGGCTGTGGCAGCCGGCACAGGAAGGATCGGTCTTGGCGGTGTTATGGCAGCCCACGCAGGAAGTCTTGCTCTTGACGGCGTGCATTGCCTGTTCCAGCTGAACGAAATTGCCTTCTTTCTTGCCTGCCACGGTGTGGCATTCAGTACAGGAGGCGATCTTTTCATGGTGACAGGTGCGGCAGTTGTCCAGAGAGGCTTCGTGCAGCTTGTGGTTGAAGGCCACTGCGGGCAGCTTTGCCTTCTTCAGGTCGTCAGCAACAACGAGGGTGGCATCAGGCTGGCCGCGTTCGAGACGGGGCACTTCCGTAACCACTTTGTACTGCTTCTGCGCTTCGGCGGTGTGGCAACCTGCACAGGTGACGGGACCGGTATCACCGGTGGTCTTCACGTGGCAGAGCACACAGGATTCGTGAGCGGCAACCTTGAAGGCGGGCTTCATCTTGTCAGCGCCTTCGGCAACGGGAGTAGGCTCGCTCTTATGACAGGCGCGGCAGGAATCTTCGGTATTCTTCTTCCATTCGGCCTTCTTGGTAGCGGGATCATACACGTGGTGGCATGCGCCACAGTTCACATCCTGTCCTGCAACCTTGATGGTCTTGGCGGAAATGTGACGGTAATGCAGGGACTTATCCATTCCCACTTCCTTCCATGCGGAAGCATCTGCGGGATTGGGATTGTGACAGGCGCGGCATTCGCCTTCCTGCGGTCCCGTGTTGTTGCCTGCGGCAGCCTGTTCGGCATGGCAGGCGAAACAGTTAGTGTGATAGAGTTTCTTGAGTTCTTCTGCGCTACCGTCCTCGGTGCGCATGAACTTAAGAGACATTTTACCATCCTGCGTTTTGTGACAAGCGGAGCAATCTTTGTTCAACTTTTTCATTGCTTCCGTATGCAGGTCATGGCGATAGGTAACAGCCGGCAACTCGGTGTTCCCCATTTTCCCGATCACATCGATGGTGACGATGTCAGCATAGCTACCGGCAGAGGATACCTCGGCCTTGGAGCTCCGCGCCTCGTGTCCCCAGACCGAGACGAGTGCTACCGCAACCAGCAGTCCCGCCCATCGCAGCAGTGATCTTCCTTTCATCATAGTGGCAGTCCTTTCGATGAAATTACAAACACGTCCTTCAGACTTCCCTCAGCCGATCGCCCTTCGCTCCGGTTCCCTGCGGAACGGCGGGACAGGTTGTAACCTTGCTGCATAGAAACGTGACAACAAGCTGGCAACTTGCTGTCATAACAGGCTATTCCATGCTGCTCATATCCTTTTGTCTACCTTGCGGGGCAAGCCCTTACAGGGTGGAACAAACCCATACCGTGTAGCGGTAAAAACCTACCATGTTGGTATGAGTTAAATCCTACCCATCAGGTAGGCGAAATGACTATGTGCGTCAAGGACAATTTTAGATTTTGCCGACAAGACTACGCGTGGATAATTGGCTGATTTAATTGGGATCATGATTGGTCAGATGACCAGTCCGGATGCGCCTAACTGTTCAAGAAGCAAGGCGCGGGAAGGGTTATGTACGACTCCGGTAGGAAATGATTCGCACCCGGAGGAAGGTGAAAAAAATCTTGGGGAAAGAGATAAAAAGGAAGGGAAAGGCGGATTAATGCCAGAGAATGTGGCCGAGCACGGTTTCAGCCAGATCCGTGCCGGTAAGATCGCGGATGGTGCGTATGCCGCCGGGGCTGAGCACATTGAATTCAATGACGTAGGGGAAGACAAGGTCGATGCCCGCGAAGGATACCCCCCTCTCCATGAGCCATGTGCCGAGCCGTGCGCACAGGGCAGCTTCATCCGCCGTGAGGGAATATGGTTCGCTGCTGGCCCCCTGCGCCAGATTGGTACGGTGGTCGTGCACGGCCTTGCGTCTGTACTGACCCACCACCTTGCCCGCAGCCATGAGCACGCGCACCTCGCCCTGCCGTATTTCCGGCACATAGCGCTGCAGCAGGCAGTAGCGGCCTTCGCCGTTGCCGGTCATGTTATGCAGAATGGCCCGTGCGTTGGTGTCCGTGCGGGAAATGAGAAACACATCACGGCCGAAGGCTTCCGCCGGGGGTTTGACAATCCATTTCTCGTCCGCAGGCGCATCGGGAGAGGCAACCACGGACCACAGGTAGTCCGCGTCGCATGAGGCGTAGGTTTCCGGATAGCGGAATACATCGCCCATGCCAGCCATGTAGTACTTGCTGTTCAGGTGCATGAGCGCGTCCACGGAATTGGCCACGGGGGTGGTTTCCGCGAGCAGGCGCAGCAGTTGCAGCTTGTCGAGAAAGGCTCCGCGCCTGCCGAAGCTGAGCACTTGCACGTGGTCGAAATCACGCAGCGGCATGTTCTGCGGTTCGGGGGCAATGTGCAGTTCGCCGGATTTCGTCAGCGAGGGCGCGTAGGTATCGCACACCACCATGCCGTTGCGCAGCCCCAGCGTGTCCATGGCCCCGAAACGAGGAGCCAGCCCCATGCGCAGAGCTGCGCGGGCGAATTCAACGCCGTTTTCCGGATCGTCAAAGGGACTGCGGACAAGAAGGCAGATGGTGGTCATGGTTGTATGAAGGTTACCTGTTTATGAGTTAGTCGCTGGATTGTATAGACTATCAGCGCCTTCATGAAGTCTTTTTTATGCTATCGGGTTGCGGTTGATCTGTGCGGGGGGCGCACCTGATGCGCATCCTCGCCAAGACACAATGCTCACATGCTCCGGTTCCCTAAAATTCGGGTACGGAGCAGAAGGCCATCTCTTCTTCCGTTGCCGGATGGCAAAAGCGCAGATAGGCCGCATGCAGATGCAGCATGTCGCCGTCTTCGGCATTGCCGTAGAGAAAATCGCCCACGATGGGGCAGCCCAGCCCGAACTTATGCGCGGCATGAAACCGCAGCTGGTGGGTGCGGCCGGTTATGGGGATGAATTCCACACGCGTGCGGCCCCGTCTGCGTTCCAGCACGCCCCATTCGGTGATGCCGATCTTGCCGTGGATGGGATCATATATCTGATAGGGGCGGTTGAAGATGTCCAGTCGTGTGGGCAGGGTTATTTCGCCGGAATCACCACGCACGTCGCCTTCCAGTACGGCGATGTAGCGCTTGTCCACACGGCGTTTGGCAAACTGGATGGAAAGCTCGCGCTGCGCGAAGGCCGAAATGCCGAATACCAGCAGGCCGGCTGTGGCCTGATCGAGCCGGTGCACAACGGGAATCTCGACACTCTCGGGAAACAGCGCACGCACGCGGTTCATGGCGCAATCCTGCTTGTGCGGTCCCACGCCGGGGACGGAAAGCAGGCCGCCGGGCTTGTTGACCACTACGATATGTTCGTCGCTGTACAGTATTTCCACAGGGTGTCCTTTGCATTCGGGTGCTGTTTCAGGGCAGGGAAGCGGGGTTTATCCGGTTACCGCCCGTTCTTCAAGCCCGCAGAGCATATAGCCGAGAATGGGGTAGCACTTGTCCTGACAGGATGGGTAGAACTCCCCGTGTTGGCGTGCGCCCGAGCGGCTTTCACGCCCCCAGTAGAATTCGGCCAGCCCCAGCGGAGTCATGTTGTGCAGAATGGCATATTGCAGCAGCTTGGGGGCGCAGCAGTCGCCCGTGCCGGTGGGAACACCGCGCCCTGCGGGGAAAATCTCGAACAGCGAGGCCGCCCTGTCCGCCCTGTTGCCGAAGCTGTGCACGCGGTACAATTCGTGGATGGCCCGCATGGAACGCTGCGAAAGGCCCTTGCGCTCGTCAACGAGGGCGGCGCGTTCACGCATGAGCAGGTCGATCCGTGTCGGGGCAGGGGCTTCGTCAACAGACATGGGGCCAGTGCCTGCCGTGACTACAGGGGCTGTAGTGTCGGGGATGCCTTGTGGTGCCTGCTCAGCCGCGTCGCGCTCATCGGCAATGGCCGCATCCAGTTCCCGTATGCGTCTGCCCAGCGCGTTGATGACGGGGTCATCCTTGGCAACCTGCGCGTCAAAGGCCGCAATATCTATGAGCGGCGGAACCCAGCCAGCCACATGCCACACCCGGTTGTACTGGGCGGAAAAAGCGCGCAGCGTGCCATAGCCACCGTCCTGTGTGCGGACAACCAGCACGCCGAACATCTGGCCCCGTGCCACGCCGTGCAGATAGTCCAGCGAGAAATGCGGATCGGCGGCATCGTCCGGTGCCTGCATGTCTATGCGCCCATGCTGCTCAAGAAGGCGCATGAGCGATGCGCATTCGGCACGCGCCACGCCTGCGGGCAGGGTATGTTCCCTTCCGCAACGCGGGCACAGGCCGCGCGTGGTGACAGCGGCATCATACAGCGGGTGCGATGCATCCGGTGCGGCGCCGTGCGGCAGGTCTATGGTTAGCGGGAAAAGCATATGCGGGTTTTCCGTGCGGCAGAGCGGTTAGCGCAGAATGCGTCCTGCCTGCTGCAGGCGGGCGGCCTTCCATACGAAATTGGCCACATCCTTGTTCACGTTGCTCTCGAACCGCTTGATCTGATTCACCACATCCTTGTCGAGCTGGTCCGATTCCGTACCGACGTACACTTCGCCCCAGAGGCGCTGGATGACAAAGGAGCAGGCCGAGAGAATGGCCACAAGTCCGCATGCCTCGTCGGTGAGTTCGGACGAATCCTTGCCCTGCAGAAAGCCTGCATGCAGCGAGTTGATCTCGCCGCCGCGCACGTTCAGGTAGTGTTCAAGCTGCGCCCCTGTGGTGGGTACATCCAGCCTCGTGAGGCGGAAGGGGGATTTCTTCTTGGTGTGCTCGCCAAGGCGATGCCAGAACGCGGTGAAGGCTCCGTAAAATGTCTGCGATGCAGCCTTATCCGCAAAGGCGGGCTGTTCTTCCCAGAAGATGGTGAAGAGGGCTACCGGATTGATTTCCGCAGGGGCAACCGTTTCACCCATCAGAAAAGCTCTTATGGCGGCGAAATCATAGGTGCAGGGGTACAGAGCAAGCTGGTTTTCTACCTGCTCACGTATGGCAGTATCGGAAAGAGTGGTCACTGGCAGCCTCCGTGCAGTTTCAGAAAAGAGTCCGGCGCCGGCGGAAAAAGTAAATCCCGCATGCGCCGGGTATCAGTAGCTCAGAGTGCCGCATATGTGAAGAGCCGCATGCAGAGGGGCAACGTCCCTCTTGCCGGGACGGGGTTCATGCAGTAACTCGCACGCCATGATACTCCGTAAGGATTCTTCCGCGCCGTGCCCGACAGGCTCAGAGTCTGCATCTCGGCGTGGTGAACAGGCCTTTCCTTGTCCGGCACTGCGTCCTTTTGTGGACAGATACTGGACATGGGAAGCTGGTTCCAGCCAATCTACCCTGCAGCCACGATTCTTTCCCGGAACCGGGATGGAATTGATTTTTCATTACGGCCCACCATTCAATTACCGGCTTGGAGCGGGAGAGTTACGACAAGCCGCTCCGGCACATGTTATGTGCCTCAGAGAAACATCGGCGGAACTGTTTCCGGCAGAGCATACGGGATTTCTGTCTGTGCGGTTGCGTTCGGGCGCGTTTAACCGCTTTTGTCCGACACCGGCCGGACATCTGACAGACGGGTTTACAGATGCCCGAGATCTGTTTGGCGTAGCTTTGGGTGACATGGAATTGCGCATTGCCGAGGCTGGAGACTTTTTTTCCAGAGTTGCGTTGGTGGAGGCATTTCTGCTGGAATGCTTCACGGCCAGGGCCGGTGAGTGGGATGAGCGAATTTTTGCTGCTGCCCAGCAACTATATTATGGATATGCCGAGGGGATCGTAGATTCCGCGCTGGCTCTTGCCGGAGTAGGGATACGCCAGTTCCAGCGGAGATTTCAGGAAGATATGGGGATGGGACCCAGGCAATTCATCAAGATATCGCGTTTTCACCATGCGGTGCGCTCTTTGTTGCTGAATGAAGCGGAGTCTCTTCTTGAAGTCGCCCTGCAGCACGGATATTATGATCAGTCGCATTGCATCCGCGATTTCAGGATGTTCGCTTCAATGCGGCCATCAGAATTTTTGCCAGTTACGCCTCGCATGACGCATTTTTACAATACGAGTCGGCCGGCGGGGTTTAGAGACGCTCCATGATAAACAATAACTTTCATGGAGGTAGCGAATGATAATTCTCATAGCGACGTTTCAAGCAATACATGGCAAGAGTTATGAACTAGAAGCAGCCTTTCGCGGAATGATGGGGCCGACTACAGCTGAACAGGGTGCGTTGGAATACCGCCTGCATCGTTCTCTGGAACGTAATGATACGTTTTTCTTTTACGAGAAATATGCTGACAAGGCTGCTATGGATTTGCATCTGGCGTCTTCACACTTTGCTGTCCTGATGGAAAAAGTGCAGCCGATGCTGGCGGGAGCACCGCAGGTGGATACGCTTGAGTTTCTGGAGGGGATTCCGGAAAGAGGATAACAAAAGGGGCCGCAAAAGCGGCCCTTTTTGTTTAATTGCGTTGTGAGCATGATTCCGGTCCGGGGATGCGGAAGAGCACGGGGTTAAGTATTGCCATGTATCACGCTTGATAATTGAATAAGACCCTATTGTTTAATGCGGTCTTCGTTCTTGAGTTCACGGCTTGAAGGTCGTCGGAGATTAGCTTTGTGCAGCTGTGTTGCCGGGGTGGGCTTTATTGGTCTCCGGAAAATCAGCCTTTCTTGACCACGGAGGTCTTCAGCATCATTGCGCCGAAGCCGGGAATCTTGCAGGAAATGTCGTGCACGCCGTCTTCGGGTTCGACGAGCTTGATGCCCTTGACCTTGGTGCCCTTCTTGATGGCGGAGGCAGCGCCCTTGACCTTCAGATCCTGAATGATGATGACGGTGTCGCCATCCACCAGCACGTTGCCGTTGGCATCCTTGTAGACACGTTCCCCGGTTTCGCCGGGCTTCATTTCAAAACCGCATTCCGGGCAGATGATCATGTTGCCGTCGGAGTACATGTATGCGGAGTTGCACTGCGGGCAATTGGGGATGTTATCCATGAGCTTCCAACCTGTAGTTTTGCCTCTCAGTTCCGGAGGCGTGTATCGAAAAAGGCCTGTTGGCCGCATCCTGACGCGATATTGCGATAAGGACAAGCAATCTTCGGTTCATGCGGCCTGTCCTGCTGGCAGGGAGCCGGTTGCCGTCTGCGCACGCGGTGGCAGGGGCCGGATGCTGACGGCACGGCAGGTTTCTGCAATTCCTGACCGCCCGGCAGCGGATAAAAGTAAAGGGCCGCATCTTGCGATGCGGCCCCTTGACTACCGTGGCGGAGCGGACGGGACTCGAACCCGCGGCCTCCGGCGTGACAGGCCGGCGTTATAACCGACTTAACTACCGCTCCGTTTGTGGTGGACGGTGCAGGGCTTGAACCTGTGACCCCCGCCGTGTGAAGGCGATGCTCTACCAGCTGAGCTAACCGTCCGTGAAGGAGCACTGTTTATATGGAGTCCGTTCCGCTGTCAACAGGATTGCGACACCTTTGTGACGGTTTCTGAAAAATTATTCTATGCTGATGTCAGCGGTGCGCGTCAGCACTGTTCTCTGGGCTGTTGCCGGGCCTGTGTGCAGCAGCCACACTGCGGCCTGTTCTATGTAGAGCGAAGAGGCGGAAAGGCCGTCCACCGGCAATATGACCTGCAATCCACGCTGGGCCGCACCCGTGGCCGTGTGCAATACCGCCCCGTGGGCTGCGGTGCCGGTGATGATGACGGCGTTAACCCGCAGGTCTTCAAGAATGGTCTGCAAGGGAGTGTTCAGAAACTTGTCCACGCTTGCCTGCACGATGGGGTCGCCATTTTCCGGAGTAACGGGCGGCAGGATGGTTTCGCGCGTGCCTTTGGTGGTGAGGCTGTAGACAACGGGCATTCCGGCCTTGCGGGCCTTGTCCATCAAGGCGGCTATGCGCGGCACGGTTTCAAGACAGCGTGGCCGGCGGTCTGCGTTGCAGGTGCGCTCTTCAATATCCAGTATGAGCAGAGCTGTTGTGGTGTGGTCCACAGACACGGACTGCAAGGGGGGAGGTGCGGGTGCCTCGGCACCTGACCATACTTCGGATATGTCTTTGTATTCGGCGGCGCGCACGGGCAGGGCGGCCAGCAGTACAAAGGCCATGCCCAGCATGGCAAGCTGCAGCAGGTGCCGCGTGAAAGATGACGAAAGGGCAACGGTGTGCGCTTTGGCAGTGTGGTTGAATCTGGACATGGCATACTCTCATGGCACTTGGCGGGCCGGTTGGGGGTTGCCGATAGAGGGGCATGGGGCCGACAGGGATATCTATTGAGGAGACCGGATATGGGAACTCCAGTATTCAGCATTGCCTTATGGTGGAAAGGTGTCAATGAAATCCTTTGGCGAGGCTTCCGTCTGGAAATCGGCGGTTCCGGTTTGGAAACCGTCAGGCAACCGTGAGGCAGCAGGCAAGGACTGGCCAGATGCCGGTCAAATCTCTGCCAGATACTGTTCAGATACCGGCTGGCTCCACAGTTCAGACAGCGGGAATGCAGGGGGCCAGTTACAATACAAGAAAAGGGCCGCCCTGGTAAAGGCGGCCCGTTTTTTGCCGGATGGCATCTATATATGGATGCAGTGTGTGCTTGAAGCGCGTGTCAGCATATTCATGTTGATGCACTATTGCCAGCTGGTGATGTCCGTGGAGATAGTCGTGGCGAGATCCGCCACTTCCCCCGCATCGGCACCGTGCCTACATCTTGCCGAGTACTTCCTCAGCCCACGCAACAACGTCTCCCTTGTCAGGATCGCCGTCAATCTTGAGGCCGTCCGTGACAATGTCTGCGCCAAGGGCTTCCAGCTTTTCTTCAATGGCATCCACTGCGCCGCAGAAATAGGTGTATGAGGAATCGCCGCATCCGAACACGGCAACCT
Encoded proteins:
- a CDS encoding RluA family pseudouridine synthase, which produces MEILYSDEHIVVVNKPGGLLSVPGVGPHKQDCAMNRVRALFPESVEIPVVHRLDQATAGLLVFGISAFAQRELSIQFAKRRVDKRYIAVLEGDVRGDSGEITLPTRLDIFNRPYQIYDPIHGKIGITEWGVLERRRGRTRVEFIPITGRTHQLRFHAAHKFGLGCPIVGDFLYGNAEDGDMLHLHAAYLRFCHPATEEEMAFCSVPEF
- a CDS encoding putative quinol monooxygenase, which codes for MIILIATFQAIHGKSYELEAAFRGMMGPTTAEQGALEYRLHRSLERNDTFFFYEKYADKAAMDLHLASSHFAVLMEKVQPMLAGAPQVDTLEFLEGIPERG
- a CDS encoding helix-turn-helix domain-containing protein, whose translation is MILRKDSSAPCPTGSESASRRGEQAFPCPALRPFVDRYWTWEAGSSQSTLQPRFFPGTGMELIFHYGPPFNYRLGAGELRQAAPAHVMCLRETSAELFPAEHTGFLSVRLRSGAFNRFCPTPAGHLTDGFTDARDLFGVALGDMELRIAEAGDFFSRVALVEAFLLECFTARAGEWDERIFAAAQQLYYGYAEGIVDSALALAGVGIRQFQRRFQEDMGMGPRQFIKISRFHHAVRSLLLNEAESLLEVALQHGYYDQSHCIRDFRMFASMRPSEFLPVTPRMTHFYNTSRPAGFRDAP
- a CDS encoding zinc ribbon domain-containing protein YjdM; this encodes MDNIPNCPQCNSAYMYSDGNMIICPECGFEMKPGETGERVYKDANGNVLVDGDTVIIIQDLKVKGAASAIKKGTKVKGIKLVEPEDGVHDISCKIPGFGAMMLKTSVVKKG
- a CDS encoding isochorismatase family protein — encoded protein: MSRFNHTAKAHTVALSSSFTRHLLQLAMLGMAFVLLAALPVRAAEYKDISEVWSGAEAPAPPPLQSVSVDHTTTALLILDIEERTCNADRRPRCLETVPRIAALMDKARKAGMPVVYSLTTKGTRETILPPVTPENGDPIVQASVDKFLNTPLQTILEDLRVNAVIITGTAAHGAVLHTATGAAQRGLQVILPVDGLSASSLYIEQAAVWLLHTGPATAQRTVLTRTADISIE
- the hmcA gene encoding sulfate respiration complex hexadecaheme cytochrome HmcA — its product is MMKGRSLLRWAGLLVAVALVSVWGHEARSSKAEVSSAGSYADIVTIDVIGKMGNTELPAVTYRHDLHTEAMKKLNKDCSACHKTQDGKMSLKFMRTEDGSAEELKKLYHTNCFACHAEQAAAGNNTGPQEGECRACHNPNPADASAWKEVGMDKSLHYRHISAKTIKVAGQDVNCGACHHVYDPATKKAEWKKNTEDSCRACHKSEPTPVAEGADKMKPAFKVAAHESCVLCHVKTTGDTGPVTCAGCHTAEAQKQYKVVTEVPRLERGQPDATLVVADDLKKAKLPAVAFNHKLHEASLDNCRTCHHEKIASCTECHTVAGKKEGNFVQLEQAMHAVKSKTSCVGCHNTAKTDPSCAGCHSLMPKAAPSEQSCATCHEKNAPKGDELAAMDKDQKLAAASALVSARPTTMPVYGDEDIPEFVEIGAIADKYEPSKMPHRKIVKTMIAAVAGNKMAASFHTDPGTFCQGCHHNSPVSKTPPKCQSCHGKPFEADKGDRPGLKAAYHQQCMGCHAAMKLEKPKATACKECHAERTN